In the genome of Phalacrocorax aristotelis chromosome 22, bGulAri2.1, whole genome shotgun sequence, one region contains:
- the USP28 gene encoding ubiquitin carboxyl-terminal hydrolase 28 isoform X3: MTAELQAPGGGGGGGGGGGGGAECQMLLNQLKEITGIQDSAFLHAALKAANGDLMEAVTFLTEEHAQEPAQDAAAAEPTAWEGSAAGKQLPQSVATALAPSNKDDLRAVDAFGPPESPKAQAAEREAAARPQEAHSAESKNRSKRKRCEVWGENPKQNDWRRVGDWPVGMKNIGNTCWFSAVIQSLFQLPEFRRLVLGYSLPQNVLEGCRSRTGKRNVAFMQELQCLFALMLGTRRKFVDPSAALELLRDAFRSAEEQQQDVSEFTHKLLDWLEDAFQLAVDVKSPGDKSENPMVQLFYGTFLTEGVHEVRLRALYRFRHPGNAFSKIEAFGQYPLQVNGYRNLSECLEGAMVEGEMEEATASRSVKYGQERWFTKLPPVLTFELSRFEFNQSLGQPEKIHTRLEFPQTIYMDRYLYCSKELIRMKREEMKRLKEQMAILQQKLERYMKYGSGPARFPLPDMLQYVLEFIATKPAVVVSSAQGSQAALLQSHAEPQVLDVLSQADGALERKATRTEDAAFFSANASPQEESSGPLQPSGSPAATSECPAPRVVSEEELNLVRTCLQRWRNEIDQDVQDLKESIARINLSVEQMYCDPLLQQVPYRLHAVLVHEGQANAGHYWAYIYDQPRKSWLKYNDISVTESSWEELERDSFGGLKNASAYCLMYISDKVSRVAADKADGSEVGQFQKEVEALPPELRHYIQEDNWRLEREAEEWEEEQSCKIPQMEPSPASESQDLSSESGPDQSSVCEQSVRSLSSEHAMIAKEQTAKAIANTADAYEKNGVEAALCEAFHEEYSRLYLLAKETPTPQNDARLQHVLIYFLQNNAPQQVVERTLLEQFADKNLSYDERSISIMKVARAKLREIGPDDVDMEEYKRWHEDYSLFRKVSVYLLTGLELYQNGKYQESLTYLVYAYQSNTKLLLKGASRGVNESLIALYRRKCLLKLNEVAASLFVSCEEARVAEGIGILNDLIIPCMHLMNNFEISKEDLDAIEVMRNRWCSYLGREDMDAKLQVKLGELLPRLLDCSTEVIVLKEPPKIRPNSPYDLCSRFAAVMESIHGASTVAVQ; this comes from the exons GTGTCGCTACTGCACTCGCCCCCAGCAACAAGGACGACCTCCGTGCAGTCGACGCCTTCGGACCACCGGAATCGCCAAAAGCTCAGGCTGCAGAAAGGGAGGCTGCTGCAAG ACCACAGGAAGCGCATTCTGCTGAAAGCAAAAATCGCTCCAAAAGGAAACGCTGCGAAGTCTGGGGGGAGAACCCCAAGCAGAATGACTGGAGGAGAGTGGGCGACTGGCCCGttggaatgaaaaatattggaaataCGTGTTGGTTTAGCGCTGTCATACAG tcTCTGTTCCAGTTGCCGGAATTTCGGAGGCTGGTCCTTGGGTACTCCCTCCCACAAAACGTGCTTGAAGGTTGTCGTAGTCGCACT ggaaaaagaaacgTTGCGTTCATGCAAGAACTTCAGTGTCTGTTTGCTCTCATGCTGGGGACGCGCCGCAAGTTTGTAGACCCTTCCGCCGCGCTGGAACTCTTGAGAGACGCGTTTAGATCCGCTGAAGAACAGCAG CAAGATGTGAGTGAATTTACACACAAGCTACTGGACTGGCTGGAGGATGCGTTCCAGCTTGCTGTCGATGTCAA gaGCCCTGGGGACAAATCCGAGAACCCGATGGTACAACTCTTCTACGGGACGTTCTTGACTGAGGGTGTCCACGAGG TTCGTTTACGGGCCTTGTATCGTTTCCGTCACCCAGGCAACGCTTTTTCCAAGATCGAAGCCTTCGGTCAGTATCCCCTTCAGGTAAATGGTTATCGAAACTTGAGTGAGTGCTTGGAAGGAGCCATGGTGGAGGGAGAGATGGAGGAGGCGACGGCGTCTCGGTCGGTGAAGTATGGACAGGAG CGCTGGTTTACAAAACTCCCTCCGGTACTGACCTTTGAACTCTCCCGATTTGAGTTCAATCAGTCGCTGGGACAGCCAGAGAAAATTCACACCAGGCTAGAGTTTCCCCAGACTATTTATATGGACAG GTACCTCTACTGCAGTAAGGAGCTTATTCGGatgaagagagaagaaatgaagaGGTTGAAGGAGCAAATGGCGAttctgcagcagaagctggaaag GTACATGAAGTACGGCTCTGGCCCAGCCCGCTTTCCGCTGCCCGACATGCTCCAGTATGTTCTCGAATTCATCGCTACAAAGCCAGCTGTAGTTGTTTCTTCCGCTCAGGGCTCTCAGGCAGCGCTCCTGCAGTCCCACGCCGAGCCTCAAGTTCTGGATGTGCTTTCGCAGGCGGATGG CGCGCTAGAAAGGAAGGCTACTAGGACTGAAGACGCAGCTTTCTTCTCGGCAAATGCCTCGCCGCAGGAAGAATCGAGTGGGCCGCTCCAGCCCTCTGGTTCGCCAGCGGCGACGTCTGAATGCCCGGCTCCTCGTGTGGTTTCCGAGGAGGAGCTGAACCTCGTTCGGACGTGTCTGCAGCGATGGAGAAACGAGATCGACCAGGACGTGCAAG ATCTGAAGGAGTCTATTGCCAGAATCAACCTGTCCGTTGAGCAAATGTACTGCGACCCTCTCCTCCAACAG GTTCCCTATCGTCTGCACGCGGTCTTGGTACACGAAGGGCAAGCAAACGCTGGTCACTACTGGGCCTACATATACGACCAGCCTCGAAAAAGCTGGCTCAAATACAACGACATCTCAGTGACGGAATCATCCTGGGAAGAACTGGAGAGAGATTCATTCGGAGGCTTGAAGAATGCCAGTGCCTACTGCCTGATGTACATAAGCGATAAGGTGTCCCGCGTTGCTGCAG ACAAGGCTGATGGCTCAGAGGTTGGGCAGTTTCAGAAGGAGGTCGAAGCCTTGCCCCCAGAGCTGAGACACTACATCCAGGAGGACAACTGGCGACTCGAGCGGGAGGCCGAGGAGTGGGAGGAGGAGCAGTCGTGCAAGATTCCTCAGATGGAGCCTTCACCTGCTTCTGAATCACAGGACCTCTCTTCCGAGTCAGGACCAG ATCAGTCTTCGGTCTGTGAGCAGAGCGTGCGCTCTCTGTCCTCCGAGCACGCCATGATTGCCAAGGAGCAGACCGCCAAGGCCATCGCCAACACCGCCGATGCCTATGAAAAGAACGGCGTCGAGGCAGCTCTCTGCGAG GCGTTCCACGAGGAGTACTCCCGGCTCTACCTGCTTGCCAAAGAGACCCCGACCCCTCAGAACGACGCCCGGTTGCAGCACGTGCTCATTTACTTCCTGCAAAACAACGCCCCCCAGCAGGTGGTGGAGCGGACCCTTCTCGAGCAGTTTGCGGACAAGAACCTCAGCTACGATGAAAG GTCGATTAGCATTATGAAGGTAGCGCGAGCAAAGCTGAGAGAAATTGGTCCCGACGACGTGGATATGGAGGAGTACAAG AGGTGGCACGAGGACTACAGCCTTTTTCGCAAGGTGTCAGTTTACCTGCTGACGGGGCTGGAGCTGTACCAGAACGGGAA GTACCAGGAGTCGCTCACCTACCTGGTCTACGCCTACCAAAGCAACaccaagctgctgctgaagggagCCAGCAGGGGAGTGAACGAGTCGCTGATCGCCCTGTACAGAAGGAAGTGTCTCCTG aaGCTGAACGAGGTGGCGGCGTCTCTGTTCGTAAGCTGTGAAGAAGCTCGTGTGGCAGAGGGCATTGGCATCCTGAACGACCTGATCATCCCCTGCATGCACCTCATGAACAACTTTGAGATCTCCAAAGAGGACCTGGATGCCATCGAGGTCATGAGGAACCGCTGGTGCTCCTATTTGGGACGAGAAGACATGGACG CAAAGCTGCAGGTGAAGCTGGGCGAGTTACTCCCCCGGCTCCTCGACTGCTCCACCGAGGTCATCGTTCTGAAAGAGCCCCCCAAGATCCGGCCCAACTCCCCCTACGACCTCTGCAGCCGCTTTGCAGCCGTGATGGAGTCCATTCACGGGGCCTCGACCGTGGCGGTGCAATAG
- the USP28 gene encoding ubiquitin carboxyl-terminal hydrolase 28 isoform X5 yields MRWFTKLPPVLTFELSRFEFNQSLGQPEKIHTRLEFPQTIYMDRYLYCSKELIRMKREEMKRLKEQMAILQQKLERYMKYGSGPARFPLPDMLQYVLEFIATKPAVVVSSAQGSQAALLQSHAEPQVLDVLSQADGALERKATRTEDAAFFSANASPQEESSGPLQPSGSPAATSECPAPRVVSEEELNLVRTCLQRWRNEIDQDVQDLKESIARINLSVEQMYCDPLLQQVPYRLHAVLVHEGQANAGHYWAYIYDQPRKSWLKYNDISVTESSWEELERDSFGGLKNASAYCLMYISDKVSRVAADKADGSEVGQFQKEVEALPPELRHYIQEDNWRLEREAEEWEEEQSCKIPQMEPSPASESQDLSSESGPDQSSVCEQSVRSLSSEHAMIAKEQTAKAIANTADAYEKNGVEAALCEPGEVEPTKAQPGERALTVQAERPQDAKETEAAAQTSSQVSEVEIPSVGKIPVRSDADGYNEEVMLSPAMQGVILAIAKARQTFDRDGSEAGLVKAFHEEYSRLYLLAKETPTPQNDARLQHVLIYFLQNNAPQQVVERTLLEQFADKNLSYDERSISIMKVARAKLREIGPDDVDMEEYKRWHEDYSLFRKVSVYLLTGLELYQNGKYQESLTYLVYAYQSNTKLLLKGASRGVNESLIALYRRKCLLKLNEVAASLFVSCEEARVAEGIGILNDLIIPCMHLMNNFEISKEDLDAIEVMRNRWCSYLGREDMDAKLQVKLGELLPRLLDCSTEVIVLKEPPKIRPNSPYDLCSRFAAVMESIHGASTVAVQ; encoded by the exons ATG CGCTGGTTTACAAAACTCCCTCCGGTACTGACCTTTGAACTCTCCCGATTTGAGTTCAATCAGTCGCTGGGACAGCCAGAGAAAATTCACACCAGGCTAGAGTTTCCCCAGACTATTTATATGGACAG GTACCTCTACTGCAGTAAGGAGCTTATTCGGatgaagagagaagaaatgaagaGGTTGAAGGAGCAAATGGCGAttctgcagcagaagctggaaag GTACATGAAGTACGGCTCTGGCCCAGCCCGCTTTCCGCTGCCCGACATGCTCCAGTATGTTCTCGAATTCATCGCTACAAAGCCAGCTGTAGTTGTTTCTTCCGCTCAGGGCTCTCAGGCAGCGCTCCTGCAGTCCCACGCCGAGCCTCAAGTTCTGGATGTGCTTTCGCAGGCGGATGG CGCGCTAGAAAGGAAGGCTACTAGGACTGAAGACGCAGCTTTCTTCTCGGCAAATGCCTCGCCGCAGGAAGAATCGAGTGGGCCGCTCCAGCCCTCTGGTTCGCCAGCGGCGACGTCTGAATGCCCGGCTCCTCGTGTGGTTTCCGAGGAGGAGCTGAACCTCGTTCGGACGTGTCTGCAGCGATGGAGAAACGAGATCGACCAGGACGTGCAAG ATCTGAAGGAGTCTATTGCCAGAATCAACCTGTCCGTTGAGCAAATGTACTGCGACCCTCTCCTCCAACAG GTTCCCTATCGTCTGCACGCGGTCTTGGTACACGAAGGGCAAGCAAACGCTGGTCACTACTGGGCCTACATATACGACCAGCCTCGAAAAAGCTGGCTCAAATACAACGACATCTCAGTGACGGAATCATCCTGGGAAGAACTGGAGAGAGATTCATTCGGAGGCTTGAAGAATGCCAGTGCCTACTGCCTGATGTACATAAGCGATAAGGTGTCCCGCGTTGCTGCAG ACAAGGCTGATGGCTCAGAGGTTGGGCAGTTTCAGAAGGAGGTCGAAGCCTTGCCCCCAGAGCTGAGACACTACATCCAGGAGGACAACTGGCGACTCGAGCGGGAGGCCGAGGAGTGGGAGGAGGAGCAGTCGTGCAAGATTCCTCAGATGGAGCCTTCACCTGCTTCTGAATCACAGGACCTCTCTTCCGAGTCAGGACCAG ATCAGTCTTCGGTCTGTGAGCAGAGCGTGCGCTCTCTGTCCTCCGAGCACGCCATGATTGCCAAGGAGCAGACCGCCAAGGCCATCGCCAACACCGCCGATGCCTATGAAAAGAACGGCGTCGAGGCAGCTCTCTGCGAG ccTGGGGAGGTAGAGCCAACGAAGGCCCAACCGGGAGAAAGAGCACTTACAGTTCAGGCAGAGCGACCGCAGGACGCTAAGGAAACAGAGGCTGCTGCCCAGACTAGCTCGCAGGTCTCTGAAGTGGAAATCCCCAGTGTGGGGAAGATTCCCGTTAGATCCGATGCAGACGGATATAATGAGGAG GTGATGCTGAGTCCAGCCATGCAAGGTGTCATCCTGGCTATTGCAAAAGCCCGCCAGACCTTTGATCGAGATGGGTCTGAAGCAGGGCTCGTGAAG GCGTTCCACGAGGAGTACTCCCGGCTCTACCTGCTTGCCAAAGAGACCCCGACCCCTCAGAACGACGCCCGGTTGCAGCACGTGCTCATTTACTTCCTGCAAAACAACGCCCCCCAGCAGGTGGTGGAGCGGACCCTTCTCGAGCAGTTTGCGGACAAGAACCTCAGCTACGATGAAAG GTCGATTAGCATTATGAAGGTAGCGCGAGCAAAGCTGAGAGAAATTGGTCCCGACGACGTGGATATGGAGGAGTACAAG AGGTGGCACGAGGACTACAGCCTTTTTCGCAAGGTGTCAGTTTACCTGCTGACGGGGCTGGAGCTGTACCAGAACGGGAA GTACCAGGAGTCGCTCACCTACCTGGTCTACGCCTACCAAAGCAACaccaagctgctgctgaagggagCCAGCAGGGGAGTGAACGAGTCGCTGATCGCCCTGTACAGAAGGAAGTGTCTCCTG aaGCTGAACGAGGTGGCGGCGTCTCTGTTCGTAAGCTGTGAAGAAGCTCGTGTGGCAGAGGGCATTGGCATCCTGAACGACCTGATCATCCCCTGCATGCACCTCATGAACAACTTTGAGATCTCCAAAGAGGACCTGGATGCCATCGAGGTCATGAGGAACCGCTGGTGCTCCTATTTGGGACGAGAAGACATGGACG CAAAGCTGCAGGTGAAGCTGGGCGAGTTACTCCCCCGGCTCCTCGACTGCTCCACCGAGGTCATCGTTCTGAAAGAGCCCCCCAAGATCCGGCCCAACTCCCCCTACGACCTCTGCAGCCGCTTTGCAGCCGTGATGGAGTCCATTCACGGGGCCTCGACCGTGGCGGTGCAATAG
- the USP28 gene encoding ubiquitin carboxyl-terminal hydrolase 28 isoform X1, producing MTAELQAPGGGGGGGGGGGGGAECQMLLNQLKEITGIQDSAFLHAALKAANGDLMEAVTFLTEEHAQEPAQDAAAAEPTAWEGSAAGKQLPQSVATALAPSNKDDLRAVDAFGPPESPKAQAAEREAAARPQEAHSAESKNRSKRKRCEVWGENPKQNDWRRVGDWPVGMKNIGNTCWFSAVIQSLFQLPEFRRLVLGYSLPQNVLEGCRSRTGKRNVAFMQELQCLFALMLGTRRKFVDPSAALELLRDAFRSAEEQQQDVSEFTHKLLDWLEDAFQLAVDVKSPGDKSENPMVQLFYGTFLTEGVHEVRLRALYRFRHPGNAFSKIEAFGQYPLQVNGYRNLSECLEGAMVEGEMEEATASRSVKYGQERWFTKLPPVLTFELSRFEFNQSLGQPEKIHTRLEFPQTIYMDRYLYCSKELIRMKREEMKRLKEQMAILQQKLERYMKYGSGPARFPLPDMLQYVLEFIATKPAVVVSSAQGSQAALLQSHAEPQVLDVLSQADGALERKATRTEDAAFFSANASPQEESSGPLQPSGSPAATSECPAPRVVSEEELNLVRTCLQRWRNEIDQDVQDLKESIARINLSVEQMYCDPLLQQVPYRLHAVLVHEGQANAGHYWAYIYDQPRKSWLKYNDISVTESSWEELERDSFGGLKNASAYCLMYISDKVSRVAADKADGSEVGQFQKEVEALPPELRHYIQEDNWRLEREAEEWEEEQSCKIPQMEPSPASESQDLSSESGPDQSSVCEQSVRSLSSEHAMIAKEQTAKAIANTADAYEKNGVEAALCEPGEVEPTKAQPGERALTVQAERPQDAKETEAAAQTSSQVSEVEIPSVGKIPVRSDADGYNEEVMLSPAMQGVILAIAKARQTFDRDGSEAGLVKAFHEEYSRLYLLAKETPTPQNDARLQHVLIYFLQNNAPQQVVERTLLEQFADKNLSYDERSISIMKVARAKLREIGPDDVDMEEYKRWHEDYSLFRKVSVYLLTGLELYQNGKYQESLTYLVYAYQSNTKLLLKGASRGVNESLIALYRRKCLLKLNEVAASLFVSCEEARVAEGIGILNDLIIPCMHLMNNFEISKEDLDAIEVMRNRWCSYLGREDMDAKLQVKLGELLPRLLDCSTEVIVLKEPPKIRPNSPYDLCSRFAAVMESIHGASTVAVQ from the exons GTGTCGCTACTGCACTCGCCCCCAGCAACAAGGACGACCTCCGTGCAGTCGACGCCTTCGGACCACCGGAATCGCCAAAAGCTCAGGCTGCAGAAAGGGAGGCTGCTGCAAG ACCACAGGAAGCGCATTCTGCTGAAAGCAAAAATCGCTCCAAAAGGAAACGCTGCGAAGTCTGGGGGGAGAACCCCAAGCAGAATGACTGGAGGAGAGTGGGCGACTGGCCCGttggaatgaaaaatattggaaataCGTGTTGGTTTAGCGCTGTCATACAG tcTCTGTTCCAGTTGCCGGAATTTCGGAGGCTGGTCCTTGGGTACTCCCTCCCACAAAACGTGCTTGAAGGTTGTCGTAGTCGCACT ggaaaaagaaacgTTGCGTTCATGCAAGAACTTCAGTGTCTGTTTGCTCTCATGCTGGGGACGCGCCGCAAGTTTGTAGACCCTTCCGCCGCGCTGGAACTCTTGAGAGACGCGTTTAGATCCGCTGAAGAACAGCAG CAAGATGTGAGTGAATTTACACACAAGCTACTGGACTGGCTGGAGGATGCGTTCCAGCTTGCTGTCGATGTCAA gaGCCCTGGGGACAAATCCGAGAACCCGATGGTACAACTCTTCTACGGGACGTTCTTGACTGAGGGTGTCCACGAGG TTCGTTTACGGGCCTTGTATCGTTTCCGTCACCCAGGCAACGCTTTTTCCAAGATCGAAGCCTTCGGTCAGTATCCCCTTCAGGTAAATGGTTATCGAAACTTGAGTGAGTGCTTGGAAGGAGCCATGGTGGAGGGAGAGATGGAGGAGGCGACGGCGTCTCGGTCGGTGAAGTATGGACAGGAG CGCTGGTTTACAAAACTCCCTCCGGTACTGACCTTTGAACTCTCCCGATTTGAGTTCAATCAGTCGCTGGGACAGCCAGAGAAAATTCACACCAGGCTAGAGTTTCCCCAGACTATTTATATGGACAG GTACCTCTACTGCAGTAAGGAGCTTATTCGGatgaagagagaagaaatgaagaGGTTGAAGGAGCAAATGGCGAttctgcagcagaagctggaaag GTACATGAAGTACGGCTCTGGCCCAGCCCGCTTTCCGCTGCCCGACATGCTCCAGTATGTTCTCGAATTCATCGCTACAAAGCCAGCTGTAGTTGTTTCTTCCGCTCAGGGCTCTCAGGCAGCGCTCCTGCAGTCCCACGCCGAGCCTCAAGTTCTGGATGTGCTTTCGCAGGCGGATGG CGCGCTAGAAAGGAAGGCTACTAGGACTGAAGACGCAGCTTTCTTCTCGGCAAATGCCTCGCCGCAGGAAGAATCGAGTGGGCCGCTCCAGCCCTCTGGTTCGCCAGCGGCGACGTCTGAATGCCCGGCTCCTCGTGTGGTTTCCGAGGAGGAGCTGAACCTCGTTCGGACGTGTCTGCAGCGATGGAGAAACGAGATCGACCAGGACGTGCAAG ATCTGAAGGAGTCTATTGCCAGAATCAACCTGTCCGTTGAGCAAATGTACTGCGACCCTCTCCTCCAACAG GTTCCCTATCGTCTGCACGCGGTCTTGGTACACGAAGGGCAAGCAAACGCTGGTCACTACTGGGCCTACATATACGACCAGCCTCGAAAAAGCTGGCTCAAATACAACGACATCTCAGTGACGGAATCATCCTGGGAAGAACTGGAGAGAGATTCATTCGGAGGCTTGAAGAATGCCAGTGCCTACTGCCTGATGTACATAAGCGATAAGGTGTCCCGCGTTGCTGCAG ACAAGGCTGATGGCTCAGAGGTTGGGCAGTTTCAGAAGGAGGTCGAAGCCTTGCCCCCAGAGCTGAGACACTACATCCAGGAGGACAACTGGCGACTCGAGCGGGAGGCCGAGGAGTGGGAGGAGGAGCAGTCGTGCAAGATTCCTCAGATGGAGCCTTCACCTGCTTCTGAATCACAGGACCTCTCTTCCGAGTCAGGACCAG ATCAGTCTTCGGTCTGTGAGCAGAGCGTGCGCTCTCTGTCCTCCGAGCACGCCATGATTGCCAAGGAGCAGACCGCCAAGGCCATCGCCAACACCGCCGATGCCTATGAAAAGAACGGCGTCGAGGCAGCTCTCTGCGAG ccTGGGGAGGTAGAGCCAACGAAGGCCCAACCGGGAGAAAGAGCACTTACAGTTCAGGCAGAGCGACCGCAGGACGCTAAGGAAACAGAGGCTGCTGCCCAGACTAGCTCGCAGGTCTCTGAAGTGGAAATCCCCAGTGTGGGGAAGATTCCCGTTAGATCCGATGCAGACGGATATAATGAGGAG GTGATGCTGAGTCCAGCCATGCAAGGTGTCATCCTGGCTATTGCAAAAGCCCGCCAGACCTTTGATCGAGATGGGTCTGAAGCAGGGCTCGTGAAG GCGTTCCACGAGGAGTACTCCCGGCTCTACCTGCTTGCCAAAGAGACCCCGACCCCTCAGAACGACGCCCGGTTGCAGCACGTGCTCATTTACTTCCTGCAAAACAACGCCCCCCAGCAGGTGGTGGAGCGGACCCTTCTCGAGCAGTTTGCGGACAAGAACCTCAGCTACGATGAAAG GTCGATTAGCATTATGAAGGTAGCGCGAGCAAAGCTGAGAGAAATTGGTCCCGACGACGTGGATATGGAGGAGTACAAG AGGTGGCACGAGGACTACAGCCTTTTTCGCAAGGTGTCAGTTTACCTGCTGACGGGGCTGGAGCTGTACCAGAACGGGAA GTACCAGGAGTCGCTCACCTACCTGGTCTACGCCTACCAAAGCAACaccaagctgctgctgaagggagCCAGCAGGGGAGTGAACGAGTCGCTGATCGCCCTGTACAGAAGGAAGTGTCTCCTG aaGCTGAACGAGGTGGCGGCGTCTCTGTTCGTAAGCTGTGAAGAAGCTCGTGTGGCAGAGGGCATTGGCATCCTGAACGACCTGATCATCCCCTGCATGCACCTCATGAACAACTTTGAGATCTCCAAAGAGGACCTGGATGCCATCGAGGTCATGAGGAACCGCTGGTGCTCCTATTTGGGACGAGAAGACATGGACG CAAAGCTGCAGGTGAAGCTGGGCGAGTTACTCCCCCGGCTCCTCGACTGCTCCACCGAGGTCATCGTTCTGAAAGAGCCCCCCAAGATCCGGCCCAACTCCCCCTACGACCTCTGCAGCCGCTTTGCAGCCGTGATGGAGTCCATTCACGGGGCCTCGACCGTGGCGGTGCAATAG